In one window of Dyella thiooxydans DNA:
- a CDS encoding cation:proton antiporter: protein MIATRHLPKRSMHQTDLFLLAMLLILAVPYLLWRLGRTEYVAPLVVVQIVCGILLGPGVLGAAFPAYYATVFDPGVIQALNGIAWWAVMVFVWIAGIELDLGQVWRQRRECGITAGLALGVPLLFGALAAMALLHWRDGWIGPHGARWQFVMGVGMACAVTALPILLLLMEKLAILRQPFGQRVLRYASLDDVAIWAVLAMILVDWQRIGLQLVFLVLFVPVAWAFRRLMHRLPAADRWYVGLIWLALCALAADRAGLHFMVGAFLAGAVTDRDSFDGPTLDLLRHHVLLVVMPVFFLSTGLRTHWSVGGGAVFAAAGLLLVAEVVGKLAGVHLAARWLGWSRGEAWLVGWLLQTKALIMIIFVNVLLDRGIITGDTFTALLLMAVASTMLTVPMVAPRLQRLRAAG from the coding sequence ATGATCGCCACTCGCCATCTGCCGAAGCGCTCCATGCACCAGACCGATCTGTTCCTGCTGGCGATGCTGCTGATCCTCGCCGTGCCCTACCTGCTGTGGCGCCTCGGGCGCACCGAGTACGTGGCGCCGCTGGTGGTCGTGCAGATCGTCTGCGGCATCCTGCTCGGTCCCGGCGTGCTGGGTGCGGCCTTTCCCGCCTACTACGCCACGGTGTTCGACCCGGGCGTGATCCAGGCGCTCAACGGCATTGCCTGGTGGGCGGTGATGGTGTTCGTGTGGATCGCCGGCATCGAGCTGGATCTGGGGCAGGTGTGGCGGCAGCGGCGCGAGTGCGGCATCACCGCCGGACTCGCGCTGGGCGTACCGCTGCTGTTCGGCGCGCTGGCAGCGATGGCGTTGCTGCACTGGCGCGACGGCTGGATCGGTCCGCACGGCGCGCGCTGGCAGTTCGTCATGGGTGTCGGCATGGCCTGCGCGGTGACCGCGCTGCCGATCCTGTTGTTGCTGATGGAGAAGCTGGCGATCCTGCGCCAGCCGTTCGGCCAGCGCGTGCTGCGCTACGCCAGTCTCGACGACGTGGCGATATGGGCGGTGCTGGCGATGATCCTGGTGGACTGGCAGCGGATCGGCCTGCAGCTCGTCTTTCTCGTGCTGTTCGTGCCGGTGGCCTGGGCCTTCCGCCGCCTGATGCATCGGCTGCCGGCGGCCGACCGCTGGTACGTGGGGCTGATCTGGCTGGCGCTCTGCGCCCTGGCAGCGGATCGTGCCGGCCTGCACTTCATGGTCGGCGCCTTCCTCGCCGGCGCGGTCACCGATCGCGACAGTTTCGATGGCCCGACCCTGGACCTGCTGCGCCACCACGTGCTGCTGGTGGTGATGCCGGTGTTCTTCCTGTCCACCGGCCTGCGCACGCACTGGAGCGTCGGCGGCGGCGCGGTGTTCGCTGCGGCCGGCCTGCTGCTGGTGGCCGAGGTCGTCGGCAAGCTGGCCGGCGTGCATCTGGCGGCGCGCTGGCTGGGCTGGAGCCGTGGCGAGGCCTGGCTGGTCGGCTGGCTGCTGCAGACCAAGGCACTGATCATGATCATCTTCGTCAACGTGCTGCTGGACCGCGGCATCATCACCGGCGATACCTTCACCGCGCTGCTGTTGATGGCCGTGGCCTCCACCATGCTCACCGTGCCGATGGTGGCGCCGCGATTGCAGCGACTGCGCGCTGCGGGGTAG
- a CDS encoding tryptophan halogenase family protein, whose protein sequence is MQANPIQRVVIVGGGTAGWMTAALLSRAIGPRLAITLVESDEIGTVGVGEATIPQIRHVNAFLGIDEDELMRAVKGTFKLAIQFNDWRRIGDSYLHAFGDIGLPLGLVPFQHYWLRDRQERGEAAPDLWSYSINAQACAQHRFGRLDRIGSSPMTGTRYAYHLDAGLYGQYLRQRCDPRQVRRVEGKVVDVKLREDNGFIESLQLQGGERVEGDLFIDCSGFRGLLIEGALKAGYDDWTHWLPCDRAVAVPSERVAPMRPYTQASARAAGWQWRIPLQHRNGNGHVFCSRFISDDEATATLLAHLDGEALAEPRVLRFTTGARRRFWIRNCVALGLASGFMEPLESTSIHMIQSGISRLISLFPDRHCDPALSDEYNRQTRFEYERIRDFLVLHYRATERDDTAFWRHCRSIALPEGLAERIELFRRSGQVFRHGEELFTEVGWLQVMLGQGIVPQAWHPAADGLPAAELEGFLGNMRTLIQRAVATFPEHGQFVATHCRAMG, encoded by the coding sequence ATGCAGGCCAACCCGATCCAGCGCGTGGTCATCGTCGGCGGCGGCACCGCCGGATGGATGACCGCCGCCCTGCTTTCCCGGGCCATCGGCCCACGGCTGGCCATCACGCTGGTCGAATCGGACGAGATCGGCACCGTCGGCGTCGGCGAAGCCACCATTCCGCAGATCCGCCACGTCAACGCCTTCCTCGGCATCGACGAGGACGAACTGATGCGTGCGGTGAAGGGCACCTTCAAGCTGGCGATCCAGTTCAACGACTGGCGGCGGATCGGCGACTCCTACCTGCATGCGTTCGGCGACATCGGGCTGCCGCTGGGGCTGGTGCCGTTCCAGCATTACTGGCTGCGCGATCGGCAGGAACGCGGCGAGGCCGCGCCCGACCTCTGGTCGTATTCGATCAACGCGCAGGCCTGCGCCCAGCATCGTTTCGGCCGACTGGACCGGATCGGCTCCAGCCCGATGACAGGTACGCGCTACGCCTACCACCTCGATGCCGGTCTGTACGGCCAGTACCTGCGCCAGCGTTGCGACCCGCGGCAGGTGCGGCGCGTCGAGGGCAAGGTGGTCGACGTCAAGCTGCGCGAGGACAACGGCTTCATCGAGTCGCTGCAACTGCAGGGAGGCGAGCGGGTCGAGGGCGACCTGTTCATCGACTGCTCCGGCTTCCGCGGTCTGCTGATCGAAGGGGCGCTCAAGGCCGGCTACGACGACTGGACGCACTGGCTGCCGTGCGACCGCGCGGTCGCCGTACCGAGCGAGCGCGTGGCACCGATGCGGCCGTATACCCAGGCCAGCGCGCGCGCCGCTGGCTGGCAGTGGCGTATCCCGCTGCAGCACCGCAACGGCAACGGCCACGTGTTCTGCAGCCGCTTCATCAGCGACGACGAGGCCACCGCCACCCTGCTGGCCCACCTCGACGGCGAGGCGCTGGCCGAGCCGCGCGTGCTGCGCTTCACCACCGGCGCGCGCCGTCGCTTCTGGATCCGCAACTGCGTGGCACTGGGCCTGGCCAGCGGCTTCATGGAACCGCTGGAGTCCACCAGCATCCACATGATCCAGTCCGGCATCAGCCGGCTGATCTCGCTGTTCCCGGACAGGCATTGCGACCCGGCGCTGAGCGACGAATACAACCGCCAGACGCGGTTCGAGTACGAGCGCATCCGCGACTTCCTGGTGCTGCACTACCGCGCGACCGAGCGCGACGACACGGCGTTCTGGCGACATTGCCGCTCGATCGCCCTGCCCGAGGGACTGGCCGAACGCATCGAACTGTTCCGCCGCAGCGGACAGGTGTTCCGCCACGGTGAGGAACTGTTCACCGAGGTGGGCTGGCTGCAGGTCATGCTCGGCCAGGGCATCGTCCCGCAGGCCTGGCATCCGGCCGCCGATGGACTGCCCGCCGCGGAGCTGGAAGGCTTCCTCGGCAACATGCGCACGCTGATCCAGCGCGCCGTGGCCACCTTCCCCGAGCACGGCCAGTTCGTCGCGACGCACTGCCGCGCGATGGGCTGA
- a CDS encoding TonB-dependent receptor, translating into MLNLKRNLLSAALASAMFMVATHAQADAATAAGQQSSDSSQSSDQAAGKDTKTADGKQRPSSATKLQSVEVSGFISSLENSTAVKRNADSIVEAVSAEQIGKLPGVSIADTLGRLPGLAVQTVSGRPQVLTIHGLGPDFSTALVNGGQQVSTSNNRDVQFDQYPSSWFNTVVVHLSPSANLIGQGLAGTVDMQTIRPLEKSKPEAALNARYVWNDMSELSPGKGVSNKGYNLNGVWVNQFADHTMGVTLGVDFESNPAEIQHQAPWGYPTDNSVAAGNGVVGGAKNYGISDTMKRNGLLATFQWEPNEHYTGTIDMTYDNFKEVQQAKGMELPLAWGSATLQPGYTASNGLITSGTYTTLSPVIRNDYNQTSARVYNLNWDNKFHINDNWSADLVGNYSRATRRDINLESYSGLGFNKSGPTDTIGFVEQGNGLLYVNPSYDYTNGIVLTDPQGWGGGNDVVQAGFINAPHTVDYLANLKLAVERDFVSGPFSSLEFGVARSERHKTYHIDQSFLTLGGGTISGGSAVTSAPFSGSTCSPLAWMGISRQLCYDPLAEIANGTLVGVPTFGSSLNTPPDWKTKEKVLTPYFQFNLDTYLGNVSLRGNFGVQMQHTSQYGEGERVAPGSAVTGNTITLIPVKGSTSYNKYLPSANLIFGLTQDDDFRVSAARTLARPRMDQMNPSVTVHSHIDKLASTDPNQAYFSADGGNAKLKPTMADNYNVSYEHYFSGGSGFQCSSSDQKNSDLCRTGGGGYFAVSGYFIALHDYINPNSAFLYDFSSFLPFGLTPAQVAQLGTTLGTVSGPLNNGRGYVKGAQVTLNLPFNLIAQPLDGFGTILTANRTKSSLVYPGNPNPITVPGLSKWVANGTLYYQHAGFEARISDSYRSSFLGEVSGISASRIEQTVGGGSTYDAQVSYTFDHGPLNGLTVIAQGSNLSNKIFTTYQNNDPRQVLTWERYGRRYEVGVSYKFQ; encoded by the coding sequence ATGTTGAATCTCAAGCGCAATCTGCTGAGCGCAGCGCTGGCATCGGCCATGTTCATGGTGGCCACGCACGCGCAGGCGGATGCAGCAACGGCCGCGGGCCAGCAGTCCAGCGATAGCTCGCAGAGCTCGGACCAGGCCGCCGGCAAGGACACCAAGACGGCTGATGGCAAGCAGCGCCCCAGCAGCGCTACCAAGCTGCAGTCGGTGGAGGTGAGCGGCTTCATCAGCTCCCTGGAGAACTCCACTGCGGTCAAGCGCAACGCCGACTCGATCGTCGAGGCCGTGTCTGCCGAGCAGATCGGCAAGCTGCCGGGCGTGTCGATCGCCGACACCCTGGGTCGCCTGCCGGGCCTCGCGGTGCAGACCGTCAGCGGTCGCCCGCAGGTGCTGACCATCCACGGCCTGGGTCCTGACTTCTCCACCGCACTGGTCAATGGCGGCCAGCAGGTGTCGACCTCCAACAACCGCGACGTGCAGTTCGATCAGTATCCGTCGAGCTGGTTCAACACCGTGGTGGTGCACCTGAGCCCCTCGGCCAACCTGATCGGCCAGGGCCTGGCCGGCACGGTCGACATGCAGACCATCCGTCCGCTCGAGAAGTCCAAGCCGGAAGCCGCACTCAACGCGCGCTACGTCTGGAACGACATGTCCGAGCTGTCCCCCGGCAAGGGCGTCAGCAACAAGGGCTACAACCTCAACGGTGTGTGGGTGAACCAGTTCGCCGACCACACCATGGGCGTGACCCTGGGCGTGGACTTCGAATCCAACCCGGCGGAGATCCAGCACCAGGCTCCCTGGGGCTACCCGACCGACAATTCCGTTGCGGCCGGCAACGGCGTGGTGGGCGGTGCCAAGAACTACGGCATCTCCGACACGATGAAGCGCAACGGTCTGCTCGCCACGTTCCAGTGGGAGCCGAACGAGCACTACACCGGCACCATCGACATGACGTACGACAACTTCAAGGAAGTGCAACAGGCCAAGGGCATGGAGCTGCCGCTCGCCTGGGGTTCGGCCACGCTGCAGCCGGGCTACACCGCCAGCAACGGCCTGATCACCAGCGGCACCTACACCACGCTGTCGCCGGTGATCCGCAACGACTACAACCAGACCAGCGCCCGGGTCTACAACCTCAACTGGGACAACAAGTTCCACATCAACGACAACTGGTCGGCCGACCTCGTGGGCAACTACTCGCGCGCCACGCGCCGCGACATCAACCTCGAGAGCTACTCCGGCCTGGGCTTCAACAAGTCCGGCCCGACCGACACGATCGGCTTCGTCGAGCAGGGCAACGGCCTGCTGTACGTCAACCCGTCGTACGACTACACCAACGGCATCGTGCTGACCGACCCGCAGGGTTGGGGCGGCGGCAACGACGTGGTGCAGGCGGGCTTCATCAATGCGCCACATACGGTCGACTACCTGGCCAATCTCAAGCTGGCCGTCGAGCGTGACTTCGTCAGCGGCCCGTTCTCCAGCCTGGAGTTCGGCGTGGCACGTAGCGAGCGCCACAAGACCTACCACATCGACCAGAGCTTCCTGACCCTGGGCGGCGGCACCATCAGCGGCGGCAGTGCGGTCACCTCCGCGCCGTTCAGCGGCTCGACCTGCAGCCCGCTGGCCTGGATGGGCATCAGCCGGCAGCTCTGCTACGACCCGCTGGCCGAGATCGCCAACGGCACCCTGGTCGGCGTGCCGACCTTCGGCTCCTCGCTCAACACTCCTCCGGACTGGAAGACGAAGGAGAAGGTGCTGACCCCGTACTTCCAGTTCAACCTGGACACCTACCTGGGCAACGTCAGCCTGCGCGGCAACTTCGGCGTGCAGATGCAGCACACCTCTCAGTACGGAGAAGGTGAGCGCGTGGCGCCGGGCAGCGCGGTCACCGGCAATACGATCACCCTGATCCCGGTCAAGGGCAGCACCAGTTACAACAAGTACCTGCCCAGTGCGAACCTGATCTTCGGCCTGACCCAGGATGACGACTTCCGCGTCAGTGCGGCCCGCACTCTGGCCCGTCCGCGCATGGACCAGATGAATCCGAGCGTCACGGTGCACAGCCATATCGACAAGCTGGCTTCAACCGATCCGAACCAGGCTTATTTCAGCGCCGACGGCGGCAACGCGAAGCTGAAGCCGACCATGGCCGACAACTACAACGTCAGCTATGAGCACTACTTCTCTGGCGGCAGCGGCTTCCAGTGCAGCTCCAGCGACCAGAAGAACTCCGACCTGTGCCGCACCGGCGGCGGCGGCTACTTCGCGGTGTCGGGCTACTTCATCGCGCTGCATGACTATATCAATCCGAACTCCGCGTTCCTGTACGACTTCAGCTCGTTCCTGCCGTTCGGCCTCACGCCAGCGCAGGTTGCCCAGTTGGGCACCACGCTGGGTACGGTCTCCGGCCCCCTTAACAACGGCCGCGGCTACGTGAAGGGCGCCCAGGTCACGTTGAACCTGCCGTTCAACCTGATCGCCCAGCCGCTCGACGGCTTCGGCACGATCCTCACCGCCAACCGCACCAAGAGCTCGCTGGTCTATCCGGGCAACCCGAACCCGATCACGGTGCCGGGCCTGTCCAAGTGGGTCGCCAACGGCACGCTGTACTACCAGCACGCCGGCTTCGAGGCGCGCATCAGCGACAGCTACCGCTCCAGCTTCCTGGGCGAGGTGTCGGGCATCAGTGCCTCGCGCATCGAGCAGACGGTGGGTGGCGGCAGCACGTACGACGCGCAGGTCAGCTACACCTTCGACCACGGCCCGCTGAACGGCCTGACGGTGATCGCGCAGGGCTCGAACCTGTCGAACAAGATCTTCACCACCTATCAGAACAACGACCCGCGCCAGGTGCTGACCTGGGAACGCTACGGCCGTCGTTACGAGGTGGGCGTCTCCTACAAGTTCCAGTAA
- a CDS encoding alpha-glucosidase family protein — protein MQKQPWWRGGVIYQIYPRSFLDTNGDGVGDLPGIIERLDYVASLGVDAIWISPFFKSPMADFGYDIADYRDVDPLFGTLDDFDRLLAKAHRLGLKVMIDQVLSHTSIEHAWFQESRQSRDNPKADWYVWADAREDGTPPNNWLSLFGGCAWQWEPRRGQYYLHNFLTSQPDLNFHHPAVREAILDSVKFWLDRGVDGLRLDAINFCFHDALLRDNPAKPPHERVGRGFSPDNPYAFQRHWYNNTQPENLAFLEQLRALLDCYDEVAALGEISSEDSLATMAEYTTGKRLHLGYSFELLTDDFSAGYIRGTVERLEAQMTEGWPCWAISNHDVERVLSRWGNGDASPKLANLLTAMVCSLRGSVCVYQGEELALTEAEVPYEALQDPYGIAFWPNFKGRDGCRTPMPWNDQPNAGFSAGKPWLPVPADHAARSVLEQEDAPESALKGFRTFMHWRRTQPALCWGDIRFLDAAEPVLAFTRTLDGRSVLAAFNLSSQAASLDVSALGRLSPLDGHGLASGAIDGSALHLPAHAVMYAAIG, from the coding sequence ATGCAAAAGCAACCGTGGTGGCGCGGAGGCGTCATCTACCAGATCTATCCGCGCAGTTTCCTGGACACGAACGGCGACGGTGTCGGCGATCTGCCGGGCATCATCGAGCGGCTCGACTACGTGGCCAGCCTCGGCGTCGATGCGATCTGGATCTCGCCGTTCTTCAAGTCGCCGATGGCCGACTTCGGCTACGACATCGCCGACTACCGCGACGTCGATCCGCTGTTCGGCACGCTGGATGACTTCGATCGCCTGCTGGCCAAGGCGCACCGCCTCGGCCTGAAGGTGATGATCGACCAGGTGCTCAGCCACACCTCGATCGAGCACGCCTGGTTCCAGGAAAGCCGGCAGAGTCGCGACAACCCGAAGGCCGACTGGTACGTGTGGGCCGATGCGCGCGAGGACGGCACACCGCCGAACAACTGGCTGTCGTTGTTCGGCGGTTGCGCCTGGCAGTGGGAGCCGCGGCGGGGGCAGTACTACCTGCACAACTTCCTCACCTCGCAGCCGGACCTCAACTTCCACCATCCGGCGGTGCGCGAGGCGATCCTGGACAGCGTGAAGTTCTGGCTCGATCGCGGCGTCGACGGCCTGCGGCTGGACGCGATCAACTTCTGCTTCCACGACGCCCTGCTGCGCGACAACCCGGCCAAGCCGCCGCACGAGCGGGTCGGCCGCGGCTTCAGTCCGGACAACCCGTACGCGTTCCAGCGCCACTGGTACAACAACACGCAGCCGGAGAACCTCGCATTCCTCGAACAGCTGCGTGCGCTGCTGGACTGTTACGACGAAGTGGCTGCGCTGGGCGAGATCTCGTCGGAAGACTCGCTGGCCACCATGGCCGAGTACACCACCGGCAAGCGACTGCACCTGGGCTACAGCTTCGAGCTGCTCACCGACGATTTCAGTGCGGGCTACATCCGTGGCACGGTCGAGCGCCTCGAAGCGCAGATGACCGAGGGCTGGCCATGCTGGGCGATCTCCAACCACGACGTCGAGCGCGTGCTGTCGCGCTGGGGCAACGGCGATGCCTCGCCAAAGCTGGCCAACCTGCTCACTGCGATGGTCTGTTCGCTGCGCGGCTCGGTCTGCGTGTACCAGGGCGAGGAGCTGGCGTTGACCGAGGCCGAGGTGCCGTACGAGGCGCTACAGGATCCCTACGGCATCGCGTTCTGGCCGAACTTCAAGGGACGCGACGGCTGCCGCACGCCGATGCCGTGGAATGACCAGCCCAACGCCGGCTTCAGCGCGGGCAAGCCGTGGCTGCCGGTGCCGGCCGACCATGCGGCGCGCTCGGTGTTGGAGCAGGAGGATGCCCCGGAGTCGGCATTGAAGGGGTTCCGCACCTTCATGCACTGGCGCCGCACGCAGCCGGCCCTGTGCTGGGGCGACATCCGTTTCCTGGATGCTGCCGAGCCGGTACTGGCGTTCACCCGCACGCTGGATGGCCGTTCTGTGCTCGCCGCGTTCAACCTCTCGTCGCAGGCCGCCTCGCTCGATGTGTCGGCGCTGGGCCGGCTCTCGCCGCTGGATGGCCACGGCCTTGCATCAGGGGCGATCGACGGCAGCGCGCTGCACCTGCCTGCGCATGCGGTGATGTACGCGGCCATCGGCTGA
- a CDS encoding GNAT family N-acetyltransferase, producing the protein MSFRIRLDDLRGASVHALLREHLAGVALHSPPESIHALDLEGLRAPGMSFWTLWDGEELLACGALKELDATHGEVKSMRTAAAHLRRGAARAMLEHVVAEARRRGYRRLSLETGTAAAFEPAHRLYASAGFVPCGPFADYVDDPYSCFMTLEL; encoded by the coding sequence GTGAGCTTCCGGATTCGCCTGGACGACCTGCGGGGTGCGTCGGTGCACGCGCTGCTGCGCGAGCACCTGGCAGGCGTGGCGCTGCACTCGCCGCCGGAGAGCATCCATGCGCTGGACCTCGAAGGCCTGCGCGCGCCGGGCATGAGCTTCTGGACGCTGTGGGACGGTGAGGAGTTGCTCGCCTGCGGGGCATTGAAGGAACTGGATGCGACCCACGGCGAAGTGAAGTCGATGCGCACGGCTGCCGCGCATCTGCGCAGGGGAGCTGCGCGGGCGATGCTGGAACATGTCGTGGCCGAGGCGCGCCGCCGCGGCTATCGCCGTCTGAGTCTGGAGACGGGCACTGCCGCGGCGTTCGAGCCGGCCCACCGGCTGTATGCGTCGGCCGGCTTCGTACCGTGCGGACCGTTCGCCGACTACGTGGACGATCCCTACAGCTGCTT